TAAATAATTAGTCCTTTTTATGTCCCCTTTATTATTGAAAGCGTCCATTATGATAcatttttgattaatttctctaGCGAGGGAGGTCAAGTTCGCAGCAGATGAGCGTTGCTGCTCAGGTTAGAAATGTATCAACAGCAGGGCACTTACTACGATTTACACCCATTGTTCAGAATGTACGATATTTCCATACAGCGATATCTTCGCATGCTTGTACTTGCAGAACAGGATGTTCTACTAGGAGATGTGGTTGCGTAAATAGAGGAATTCGATGTGGAGGACAGTGCGCATGTGCTTATTACGGTTGCTCTAATTAGgcaaataattttcgtttctaATGATGGGGATTAATTTCTATCGCTATTGCAATTAAATCTGTATACATTCGTAGGAGGATGATCGAAAAAAGACAAATTGGTATCACTGTAAGTacttaaaattgtaattgtgCATGATTCTATCAGTTTTAAGATATGTAAAGATACTATCACCTATGGGAAATGTGACGTAAAGCTGTGGAAAATGATATTGAGATGAAATTGGCGGGAGATGATAAATATCGGCTTCCCTGTCCTTCCTCcttacgaaataacgtttcaagttttgtaattttcaagtGGAAAAATCCTATTTCTCCTTTCGGGCCACTAACATTCTTTCCAACCGATTCCTGGACATTCGGGTATTCTCCCACtcttttgtatatttcacTTCATAGAATATTGTGTAAATAATGCTATCATAATGAATAGCAATAAGTTCCACTAAAGAACAATACCTACGCAATAACAATTCTGTTGCTGTTGTGTTCGTATGTCTTTGTGTTACAAGAGTGACAATAGAAAATTAACTTATAtaagttaataattatatttatttattcattatatttataattatttgttattaatagtATAAACATGTTAAACCCACTTGGATGTCTCAAAGAATTCTATTCCTTCAGCTTTCAATCGATTAAGTATTGGTCGATATATATCTGGGGTAAATGGAAAGACTACTCCTCGTTGTTGAATTTCACCtattaacgaaaaagaaaaataatatactttgaaattattattaaattatatggtaaaaatttattcagaaGTATGACATGGAATGaaagtataagaaatatacatatgcgtggatatataaaattgcaataataTGTATTACGTTCTGTCTAAACATAAGTTTGAGTGCCTTTATGTTAAAAGGGATAACAAGTATGaaacgtaatttttattattcgatatgTAATACTGAACGAAGAAACAGTATTTAGAATAaacggaaaaaaaaagaactataCCGTCAAGGATCATTTTAACCGCTATTGCCGTCGGATATCCAACACTGCGCGCCATAGCAGAGTATCCTTGTGGTTCGCCATACAACACCAAATTAATTCCTCTGATTTCTCTTCTGTTGTCTGGCCAGAGTATTCCAACGTCGTGTCTTAGAATTACTAGATCTCGTTCATTTTGATCATAGCACAGCTTTTTTGACAAATAATGTGTCAAAGTATCGAGAGGAGTATTCAATTTCAATACTAAATCTTCTTCAAGAAGTCCCAAGTCTTCAATTGCTTTGACGCTCTCTTCCGAGTTTAGCATTTCTGCCAACTTTCTCTTCAAATTTTCATAGAAGATATTATCATTCGCCAAGCCAAGcaaattgcaaattaataCTCTCTGGAACAATAAAAAGTTAAACTTAGGCAATCTATGTAAGATCTATGTaagatggaaaattaaaatagatacaaaagaaacgaCACTACCGCGGAACAGTAtgtgtaatttaaaaagttttatcCGCCAAATATCATAACTTTACTCTATCGCATCGagattttaaaaaagattGTAACGCGTATAATACACACGTGTATATTACTTTATGTGTATGTTCCAACTTATTCCTGCAGAAAAAGCAGACGTACTTAACCATTTCTCTTTATGTTCTATTTACCTTAACTATAATCACATGACCACCTTTCGTTCTGAATTAAATTCGGATGTGTAG
Above is a genomic segment from Bombus fervidus isolate BK054 chromosome 4, iyBomFerv1, whole genome shotgun sequence containing:
- the LOC141445750 gene encoding uncharacterized protein, which encodes MSGAAQVTNVSSAGHLQRITPIVQSVPHLNTAISSHACICTTGCSTQRCGCVKGGIQCGQSCKCRSYGCQNQRGRSSSQQMSVAAQVRNVSTAGHLLRFTPIVQNVRYFHTAISSHACTCRTGCSTRRCGCVNRGIRCGGQCACAYYGCSN